The Prosthecobacter fusiformis sequence GGACGATGCGGTGGCTATAAATGATCCGCCTGAGATCATGACCAGGCTGCCGGGCAAACTGGCTGAAACGTTCGATGGCGGATGCGAGGGTACCACTGACGGCCCGGTGACGGGCGACGGTGCCAAATCCTGTCCTGCCAGCTTCGAGGAGGCGAGGTGCACTAGTGTAGATGAGCTGCCAGGCCATGGAGGTTTAGTAGTCGGTGGCTGAGGGGATCACGTCGGGGGAGGTCTGAGAAAGCACCCAGAGGGTCGGTTCCTCCACATGCTGAGGTTTAATCTGCTTCGGGTCTGGGCCGATACGTAGATGACCTTCCCGGTCCTTGAACTGCACTGGGGAACAACCCAGGGGACTGATGGCAAAGTAGCACACATTGGAAGAAATGGCCTCAGCATTGGCAATGATGGCGGGGCAGATTTCCATGAGCAGGGCGCGGATACGGGCTGAATTCGCCTGGATGCCTGGTAGGGAGACCCAGCCCCGCTGCACCGCCGGTTGCAAAGGTTCCGGGCCTAGCAAATGCAGCCAGGTATCACATTTGCCGACCATGACGGCGAGTGGGGTGGTGACGCGCTGGCGTGCATCCATGCCGAGGATGCTTTTCATGCGCACCTCTGTCTCAGCGAGGATGACATCCTGCTGGTCCAGCCGGTGGCTCTGAATCTGCGGATCCGTGATGCCTGCCAGTTTATGGCGGAACTCCGTGTTATGCAGAGGGTCAAACAGGAAGAAGATGCCGGAGGCCACGGAAATGTGCTGGGCACCGGGGGAATCGGCACTGTTGGCCGTGGGTTCAAAATGCTCCCCCGCATTGTCATAAAAGACGATGGAAAAGCCCGATTCGGGCGAATCCGGATGCGACAGCCTGAAGACAAAAGGTTTTGGCAGCCTGACCTTGCGCCCCTGACGCGGAAGTGTCTCGTAAAGCGAGCCTTCCAGTTCCGTCTTGGCCAGGAAAGCATCTTCTGGAGACGCGGCGGAAAAGAGCTGCGTCTTCATCTGTGTGAGGATGACATTTTCCGAAGGATCGGCATCACGGAAAGTGATGCGGAACTGCTGAAAGAGAGTGCTCTGCAAAAGCTTCACCAAGACACTCAGATAGTATGACTTCCCGGAGGAGGGAGCACCCACGATGGAAAAGATGTGGTGGGGACTGTCCATGAAACCGGGAGGCAGCTTACGGCGGCAATGAGGACAGGCGAGATCCGGTGAGGGCAGGCCCATGGCATCCAACGCCTGCCCACGGTCATTGAAACGGGTGGCATGGAAACGCTGCATGCGATCTTCCCCAAGGATGGGATCTCCACGCAGACTGCCATGAACAGCAATATTCATGGCATCCCCACGGTCGAATTTGAACCAGCAGATCGGGCAGGTGAATTCGCCGTATTCAGAGTTCACATTCTCTGCCACAGGCTCCATCGCCCCAGCCAAAGATTCCATGTCAGGGGCCGGCGGACGCGGTAAGAAGGAGAGGGGCTCCTTCAGGTCATGAACGAAAAAGCCCATGTTTTCCATCAGGGCTGGGAGAACGATCATGCTGCCAAGCTCTGCCTCCGTATGCTGGCCCATTTTGGCAATCAACTGTGGTGAATCCAGCGGACCTGACCAGAGGTGATGGGTCTGATCATAAACACGCCAGGACATGGGCTGGCCATTTTGCTGCCAGTCATGGTTATCGGAAGTGTGCTTGAAAGAGAGCAATTGACCCTGGATAGTAACGCTGTGCTCCTGGCCGGGCACGATTTGAAAAAAATCAGCAGGCTCTCCATCTACCAAGCCCTGGCTCTGCATTTTCACTTCATACATTAAACGATCTCCGACAATCGTGCAGACAACGGGAGGACATGTGCCCTGTATCAACCGAAAATCCGCAGCGGCATTGGCACCGATGGTAAAAGGCGTTTTCTCAACCACGATGCGAGCACCGGTCAGGCAATCGAGGATGCATAATTTCGAGAACGATTTCGGTTTTCCTGACATGGGGATTTGAGTGAAAAGTCATTAGTCTTTTGAACAGTTCCTTGTCAAACATAAAGGCTCTGCCTGGATTAATTTGATGACTGTTCTTAAGCTGATCCATTGCGGCTTCGATGACTGGCCAGCAGATACAACACCGAATTTGGCATTCCGATTCAAAAAAAATGCACCCGAGTCTTTCGACTGGGGTGCATAGGCAAAGCGTAGAAGAATGGATCTCGTCTAAAATTTCAGTTCTTCTTTAAAAATCATGCGAGCTGCCTGGGCGACGTCTTTGTCACCACGCCCGGAAAGATTGACGATGATGACCTGGTCCTTGCTCATTTTTGGAGCGACCTTTTGAACTTCCGCAATGGCATGGCTGCTTTCGAGGGCAGGGATGATCCCTTCGACACGGCTCAATTCCTGAAATGCGGCGAGGGCTTCAGCATCGGTGGCGTAATTATACTCCACCCGGCCTTCATCATGAAGCCAGGCGTGCTCAGGTCCGATGGCGGCATAATCCAAACCGGCACTGACGCTATGGGTAAGCTCGATCTGACCGTCGTCGTTGGCCAGCAACCAGGTCTTGGTGCCCTGGAGGACCCCCAGGCGACCACCCTGGAAACGGGCAGCGTGACGCTCAGGAACAATGCCATCACCACCGGCTTCGACACCAATCATGCGTACATTGGCATCGTTGAGGAAAGGATGGAAAAGCCCGATGGAATTGCTGCCCCCGCCCACGCAGGCGACGAGGAGGTCCGGAAGGCGCTGTTCCCGTTCCAAAATCTGCTGGCGGGCCTCCACACCAATGACGCGGTGAAAATCCCGCACCATCATGGGGAAAGGGTGGGAGCCGAGGGCACTGCCTAGAATATAGTGGGTGCTATGCACGTTGGTCACCCAGTCACGCATGGCTTCATTGACGGCTTCTTTGAGAGTGGCCTGGCCTGCGGTCACGGCGACGACCTTGGCCCCGAGGAATCTCATGCGGGCCACATTTAGCGCCTGCCTTTCCATGTCCACCTGGCCCATGTAGATGGTACAGTCGAGACCGAAGCGGGCACAGACCGTGGCGGTGGCCACGCCATGCTGGCCGGCACCGGTTTCTGCAATGATGCGTTTTTTACCCAGTCGCAGGGCCAGGAGGGCCTGGCCGAGGGCATTGTTGATCTTATGTGCACCGGTGTGAAGAAGGTCTTCACGCTTCAGGTAGATGCGTGCGCCGCCGAGTTTTTCGGTCCACCGCTCGGCAAAATACAGGGGGGTGGGACGGCCGACGTATTCGTGAAGCAGGCGGTTCAGTTCCGTCTGAAAAAGAGGATCGGCCTTGGCGCGCTCATACTCTTCAGAGAGTTCATTGAGGGCGGACATCAGGGTCTCCGGCACAAACATGCCTCCATAGCGGCCGAAGTGACCGTGTTTGTCGGGCATCACAGGAAAGGAAGCAGCAGGGGCGGCAGTCATGGCGGGGGAATTAGAATAGATCAGATACGACGCTTGGCAAAGGGAGGTGCAAAATCAAAAAGAAACACCCGGAACAGGCGGGCCTGATCCGGGTGTGGGTACAATCGCAATGAATGCGGCTGCGATTAGAATTTCAGCTCTACACCCCCATACCACATACGCGGGGCACCGGCGCGTGGGCCGTATGGAAGACGGCTGGCGACGTATTCTTCCCCGAGCAGGTTGGATACGCCGGCGAAGAGACGGACGTTATCGGTCACGCGGTATTTGACGTTCAGATCCACCAGGAAAGCAGCGTCGGCAGTGCCGAAGCGACCATCTGGCGTGCCGTCCGGGGCGAGGCCGCTGGTGGTATTGCTGGCAGTGCCAAATGTTTCCGGGGTATAGGTGGCATCCAGATAGACGCCGAGTTTTTTATACTCCACCCCCAGACCGAAGGTAATGTTAT is a genomic window containing:
- the trpB gene encoding tryptophan synthase subunit beta; the protein is MTAAPAASFPVMPDKHGHFGRYGGMFVPETLMSALNELSEEYERAKADPLFQTELNRLLHEYVGRPTPLYFAERWTEKLGGARIYLKREDLLHTGAHKINNALGQALLALRLGKKRIIAETGAGQHGVATATVCARFGLDCTIYMGQVDMERQALNVARMRFLGAKVVAVTAGQATLKEAVNEAMRDWVTNVHSTHYILGSALGSHPFPMMVRDFHRVIGVEARQQILEREQRLPDLLVACVGGGSNSIGLFHPFLNDANVRMIGVEAGGDGIVPERHAARFQGGRLGVLQGTKTWLLANDDGQIELTHSVSAGLDYAAIGPEHAWLHDEGRVEYNYATDAEALAAFQELSRVEGIIPALESSHAIAEVQKVAPKMSKDQVIIVNLSGRGDKDVAQAARMIFKEELKF